The Mycolicibacterium mucogenicum DSM 44124 genomic sequence CGATGACGCCCGCGGCACCGAGACTCTTCAGCCGGTCCTGATCGACCTTGCTCTTGTCGGCGACCTCGATGCGCAGGCGCGTGATGCACGCGTCGACGGCGACGAGGTTGTCCCGGCCGCCGAACGCCGCGATCACCTGCTCCGGCCTGCTCTCCGCCGCTGCGCCGCCGGCGGCCACCGCCGTCGTGGAGTCCGCGCCTTCGCCGAGATTCGCCTGCTCCTCGGCTTCGAATTCGGTCTCGGGCTCCCGCCCCGGGGTCCGCAGATTCCACTTGGTGATGGCGAACCGGAACAGCACGTAGTAGACGACGAAGAAGACGACGCCCATGCCGATGAGCAGCGGGATGTTCTTCGCGGCGGGGGCGGTGCCGTAGAGGAGGAGGTCGGCCAGCCCCGCGGAGAAGGAGAAGCCGAGGTGGATGTCGAGCAGGTACGCGACGGCCAACGACAGCCCGGTCAGCACGGCGTGGATGACGTACAGCGGGAACGCCACGAACATGAACGAGAATTCGAGCGGTTCGGTGACCCCGGTCAGCAGCGCCGTCAACGCGGCCGCCGACAGGATGCCGACGGCGACCTTCCGCTGCTTCTTGTTCGCCACGTGGATCATCGCCAGGGCGGCGGCCGGCAGACCGAACATGAGCACCGGATAGAACCCCGACGTGAGGATGCCCGCGGTCGGGTCGCCCGAGGCGAAGCGCGTGAGTTCACCGGTGACGACGTGGCCGTCGGGAGTCTGGTAGTCGCCGTAGAGGAACCACACGTAGGAATTCGGGATGTGATGCAGGCCCAACGGGATCAGCATGCGGTTGGCGAATCCGTACACGAAGGCGCCGAAGGCACCCGAACCGCCGATGAACTTGCCCAGGCCTGTCAGGCCCGCGTCGAAGAGCGGGTAGCAGTAGCTCATCGCGAACGCGAGGAACAGGCAGGTGACCGACACCACGATGGGGACGAACCGCCGGCCCCCGAAAAATCCTAGGTACGCGGGCAATTGGATGGTGTGGTAGCGGTCGAAGAGCCACGCGGTGAGCAGGCCGACCACGATTCCCGCGAACACGCTGTAGTTGATCTGGGATTGGCTGCCCGCCTCGTCGACCTCGCCGGCGAGCACGACGGGTGACATGGTCTTGAACACCGACTGGACCACGAGGTAGCCGACGACGGCGGCCAGTGCTGTCGAGCCGTCCGCCTTCCGGGCGAAACCGATGGCCACACCGACGGCGAACAACAGTGGGAGATTGGTGAATATCGCGTCGCCGGCCGCGCTCATCGCGTGGACGAACGGCCCGATGACGGGCGCCTTGATCTTGCCCAGCAGGTCGTCCTGCCCCAGCCGGAGCAGGATTCCCGCCGCGGGCAGCACCGCGATCGGCAACATGAGGCTCTTGCCGAGCCGTTGCAGCTGAGCGAAGCCGGGGATGCGCAGTTCCGACTTTTCCTGTGCTCCTGAGATTTTCGCGGTGCCGTTCATGTGCGAGACCCTTCTGTGCCGCAAAAACGCCACTCGGCGCGCAAGCTTTGCGGAAGCTTAGACGAGAAGATGCGTCAGTGAGAGCGCGTTCGGTGGCGCTCGTATTGTTGGAGCGCACGAACAGAGGAGATACGCCAGTGAGTCAGACGTCGGTTCTCGCCCCGGTCGCTGGGCGTGCGGTTCGGCTCGAGGACGTCCCGGACCCCGTGTTCTCGGCGGGCATGGTCGGCTACGGCGCCGCGATCGACCCGCCGCGCGGCGTGATCGAGGCGGTCGCCCCGGTCAGCGGCAGGCTCCTGAAACTGATGCCCCATGCCTACGTCGTCCTGACCGCGGACGGCGTCGGTGTTCTCGTGCACCTCGGTCTGGACACCGTCACGCTGAACGGCGACGGTTTCACGGCTCATGTCAGTCAGGGTGACGACGTCACCGCGGGGCAGGTCGTCATCGGTTATGACGTGCCCGCGGTCGAGGCCAAGGGGCTCAATCCCATTGTCGCCGTGGTGGTCATGGACGAACGCGTGCCGGAGAACGTGACGTTGTCGGCCGCGGTGACCGCGGGTGCGGACATCGAGTGCGGGGCAAGCCTTTTCACTGCGAACAAGGTAAGGAAGGATTGACCGGTGGCAGATCGCAATGTGCTCGGTGCTCCGCTGGAACCGTGTGGCACCGAACCGCTGACCGGCTTCTACCGTGACGGCTGCTGCTCGACCGGGCCCGAGGACGCCGGCCGGCACACCATCTGCGCCGTCGTGACCGGCGAGTTCCTGGCGCACCAGCGCTCGATCGGCAACGACTTGTCCACGCCGATGCCGGAATACCGCTTCCCGGGCCTGTCGCCGGGCGACCGCTGGTGCGTGACCGCGGTGAACTGGCTGCGGGCGCACAACGACGGCTACGCGGCACCGGTGGTGCTCGCCTCCACGCACGAGCGGACCCTCGAGGTCGTGCCGCTCGAGGTGCTGCAGGCGTACGCCGTCGACGTGCCCGACGATCTCGGGAGCCTCTGAGCTCTACAACTTTCCGGCGGCATCCCGGCCCGCGATGTAGCCGTACACCAGGCCCTGCGCGATGGTCGCGCCCGCGCCCGGGTACACCGCGCCGAAGGCGTTGGCCGCGGTGTTTCCCAGCGCGTACAGCCCTTCGATGACGCCGCCGTCCTCGCGGCGCACCCGGCCACGCTCGTCGGCCACGACGCCGCCGCAGGTGCCGAGGTCGCTCAGCGTCATCTTCACCGCGTAGAACGGGCCCTTGACCAGCGGGCGCAGGTTCGGGTTCGGCGTCACCGTCGGATCGCCGTAGTAGCGGTCGTAGGCACTGAGGCCGCGGGCGAAATCAGGATCGATGCCGGCGGCCGCGCTCTCGTTGAACCGCGTCATGGTCTGCTCGAAATCGGCGACCGGGACACCCATCTGCGCCGCCAGATCGGCGAAGTTGGTGGCCTTGGCGGCGATGCCGGCCCGGTACCAGGACTTGGGCAGCGGCATCCGCGGGAACGAGCCGGCGGCGAAGACGTAGCTGTTGCGGTACTTCTGGTCGAACACGATCCACATCGACTCGACGGGGGTGCCGGCCCGCTCGAGTTCGAGCACGCGCTGGCCGAACGACATGTAGTCGGTCGACTCGTTGGCGAAGCGCTTGCCGTCCTGATCGACGATGAGCGAGCCGGGCAGCGAGCGCTCGGCCAGCAGCACGGCGGGCGGGCGGCCGTTGGCGGACGCGACCGCGGGGAACCACCAGGCCTGGTCCATCAACGCCGTGGCGGCGCCCAGATCGGTGGCGGCCCGGATGGCCTCACCGGTGTTGGAATCGGCGCCGAGGCTCTCGTGGTCGCCGAGCGAATCGGACTGGTACTTGTGGCGCATCGCCATGTCGTGGTCGAAGCCACCGGCGGCCAGCACCACACCGCGCGTGGCGGTGACGGCGACCTCACGGCCGCCGTGCGACAGCACCGCACCGGTGACCCGTTGACCGTCGCCGGTCAGCCGGACCAGCGACGTGTCGGTCCAGATCGGGATGCCGGCCTGCAGCACACCGGCGAACAGCCCGGCCGCCAGGGCCTGGCCGCCGGCGATGTACTCGCGCCCGAGCAGCTTGCCGCCGACGCCCTGCGCGAGCCGTTTTGCGATGAGCGGCAAGCCTTTTCGCGGCACCCGCGCCATCAGGTTCATCCACTTGTAGTCCGCGCCGGTGGTCGGCATCGGGACCTTGACCTCCATGACGCCGCCGCGCAGCCGGTCCCGGTAGGTGCCCAGTACACGGGCGTTGAGCGGGCGGCATTCGCAGGTGCGCCCGGTGGCGCGGCCGCCCGGTCGCTCAGGGTGGTAGTCGGAGTACTCGCGGGCCCAGAACAGTCGCATCGGGGTGGTCCGGGCCAGCATGTCGACGGTGGCGTTGACGTGCTGGAGGAAGCCGGCCGAGCGGGCCGCCGGCGCGGTCCCGTCGACGACGGCGTCGAGGTAGGTCGCGGCGCGATCGGCGGTGTCGGCGGTGCCCTTGTCGGTCAGCAGTCCAGTGGTCGGCAGCCAGAGGGCACCACCGGAGCGGGCGGTGGATCCGCCGATGTCGGAGGCCTTCTCGACCACGAGGACGTTCAGCCCGGATTCATGACCGCTCAGCGCGGCGGCCAGGCCGGTGCCGGAACCGATCACCAGCAGATCGACGGTGGTGTCGGTGATGTCGAGGCCGGCCGGAATCGTGGCCGCGGCAGATGTCGTCACGGCCGCCAAGCGTATTGCGAGAGACGGATTTCCGGCCTCGGGCGTCCCTGCCAGCGGGAGAACACGTGCATCGCCCGCCCCGTTGCTGTTAGACCTGAAACATCAAACTGCAGCCCAGTTTTCAATGTGAGGATGGTCATCAGATGTCGCTGGAGGATGTCGATGTTCGCCAGATCGAAGCCGGTGAAGCGCCAACCCGGTTCGCCCGTGGCTGGCACTGCCTTGGCCTGACCAAGGACCTCGGTGACGGCAAACCGCACTCGATCACGGCCTTCGGGCAGAAGCTCGTCGTGTTCCGCGGTGCGGACGGCCGGCTCAACGTGCTGGACAGCTACTGCCGGCACATGGGCGGTGACCTGAGCCAGGGCACCGTCAAGGGCAACGAGATCGCCTGCCCGTTCCACGACTGGCGCTGGGGTGGCGACGGCAAGTGCAAGCTCGTGCCGTACGCCAAGCGCACGCCGCGCCTCGCGCGTACCGCGAAGTGGGAGACCCTCGAGCAGGACGGCATGCTGTTCATCTGGAACGACCCCGAGGGCAGCGCGCCGCCGGCGGAGAACTACATCCCGCGCATCGAGCAGGCGGGCAGCGACGAGTGGACCGATTGGCATTGGTACACAACGGTTGTCAACGTCAACTGCCGCGAGATCATCGACAACGTCGTCGACATGGCGCACTTCTTCTACATCCACGGCGCGGTGCCGTCGCACTTCAAGAACATCTTCGAAGGCCAGGTCGCGACGCAGTACATGAACGGCGGCGGCCGCGAGGACATGCAGGGCACCGAGGGGGCGAAGATGCTCGGCTCGACATCGGTGGCGTCGTACTACGGGCCGTCCTTCATGATCGACGACCTGACGTACCACTACCCGGACGCCGATCACAACACCATCCTGATCAACTGCCATTACCCGATCGACGCGAATTCGTTTGTGCTGCAGTACGGAATCATCGTGAAGAAGATGGCGGGCCTGCCCGAGGAGGCTGCCGTGGCGACGGCGCACGCGCTCGGTGACTGGGTGAAACAGGGCTTCGAGCAGGACGTGCAGATCTGGAAGAACAAGGCCCGCATCGACAACCCGCTCCTGGTCGAGGAGGACGGCCCCGTCTACCAGCTGCGCCGGTGGTACGAGCAGTTCTACGTCGACGTCGCGGATGTGGTGCCGGAGATGACCGACCGCTTCGAATACGAACTGGACACCACCGTCCCGCGTGAGGCGTGGACCAAGGAGATGGAAGCCAACATCGCAGCCGCACGGGCCGCGGAGTCGGTCTGATGACCGCGCGGCCCGACATCCGGCTGGCCGACATGCCGATGGTGCCGGTGGCCTGCCGTGCCTGTGGCGCAGAGGTGTTGGCGCGCAAGGGCAGCTGGCAGCAGACCAGCGTGCAGTGGACGCGCGAGTCGGCCGCGCGGTGCGAGGAGCGCAAGCGGGCCGAGTGCCTGCCGGGGCGGATCTTCCTGGCGTGCGGCCAGCTGAAGGAGTCCATCGCGGATGCGGTGGCGGCCGGTGTCGTGCACGTCGTTCAGGACGAACTGGGCGTGGCACCATAGCCGCATGAGCTCAGACAAGCGGGTCGCGGTCGTCACCGGAGCCAGCCGGGGCGCCGGCAAGGGCATTGCGGCGGCGTTGGTGGCCGACGGCTGGACGGTCTACCTGACGGGTCGGACCGTCACCGATCCCGGCGACGGCGGCATCGCCGTTCCGGTGGATCACCGCGATGACGACGCCGTGGCCGCGTTGTTCGCCCGGGTGGCCGACGAGGCCGGACGGCTCGATCTGCTGGTCAACAACGCCGCCGTGGTACATGACAACCTCGTCGATCCGAAGCCGTTCTGGGAGAAGCCGATCGGCCTCGGTGACGTGCTCGACGTCGGCCTGCGGTCGGCCTATGTGGCGTCGTGGCACGCCGCACCGCTACTGGTGGCACAGGGCCGCGGCCTGATCGCGTTCACGTCGTCGCCGGGTGCGGTGTGTTACATGCACGGCCCCGCCTACGGTGCGCAGAAGGCCGGTGTGGACAAGATGGCCGCCGACATGGCCGTCGACTTCCACGGCACGGGGGTGTCGACGTTGTCGATCTGGATGGGCATCCTGCTCACCGACAAGTTCAAGCAGGCGTTCGACGCCGAGACGCTGGCCAAGGCCGCGGGCAACTTCGAGACGCCGGAGTTCATCGGGCATGTGATCAACGCGCTGTACCTGGACCCGGACCTGGACGGCATCAGCGGGCAGACCGTGATCGCCGCGGAAGAAGCCCAGCGCTACGGCATCACCGATGTCGACGGCCGCACGCCGCCGTCGCACCGGGCGATGCTTGGTGATCCGCGGGTGCCCAGCGACGTGGTCGTCCGCTGAGCACCCGCGGAAGTTCGTTGCGCCTCAGCAGTGCGCGCCGCCGTCGATGCGGATCTCGGTGCCGGTGAGGAACGCGCCGTCATCGGAAGCCGCCATGGCGACCACTGCGGCGACCGCGCTGGGATCACCCAGGTTCGCGTCGTTGCCGGTGTT encodes the following:
- a CDS encoding PTS transporter subunit EIIC encodes the protein MNGTAKISGAQEKSELRIPGFAQLQRLGKSLMLPIAVLPAAGILLRLGQDDLLGKIKAPVIGPFVHAMSAAGDAIFTNLPLLFAVGVAIGFARKADGSTALAAVVGYLVVQSVFKTMSPVVLAGEVDEAGSQSQINYSVFAGIVVGLLTAWLFDRYHTIQLPAYLGFFGGRRFVPIVVSVTCLFLAFAMSYCYPLFDAGLTGLGKFIGGSGAFGAFVYGFANRMLIPLGLHHIPNSYVWFLYGDYQTPDGHVVTGELTRFASGDPTAGILTSGFYPVLMFGLPAAALAMIHVANKKQRKVAVGILSAAALTALLTGVTEPLEFSFMFVAFPLYVIHAVLTGLSLAVAYLLDIHLGFSFSAGLADLLLYGTAPAAKNIPLLIGMGVVFFVVYYVLFRFAITKWNLRTPGREPETEFEAEEQANLGEGADSTTAVAAGGAAAESRPEQVIAAFGGRDNLVAVDACITRLRIEVADKSKVDQDRLKSLGAAGVIEVGNSVQAVFGTDSEALKSDITDIL
- a CDS encoding PTS sugar transporter subunit IIA → MSQTSVLAPVAGRAVRLEDVPDPVFSAGMVGYGAAIDPPRGVIEAVAPVSGRLLKLMPHAYVVLTADGVGVLVHLGLDTVTLNGDGFTAHVSQGDDVTAGQVVIGYDVPAVEAKGLNPIVAVVVMDERVPENVTLSAAVTAGADIECGASLFTANKVRKD
- a CDS encoding DUF2237 family protein, with translation MADRNVLGAPLEPCGTEPLTGFYRDGCCSTGPEDAGRHTICAVVTGEFLAHQRSIGNDLSTPMPEYRFPGLSPGDRWCVTAVNWLRAHNDGYAAPVVLASTHERTLEVVPLEVLQAYAVDVPDDLGSL
- a CDS encoding 3-ketosteroid-delta-1-dehydrogenase; its protein translation is MTDTTVDLLVIGSGTGLAAALSGHESGLNVLVVEKASDIGGSTARSGGALWLPTTGLLTDKGTADTADRAATYLDAVVDGTAPAARSAGFLQHVNATVDMLARTTPMRLFWAREYSDYHPERPGGRATGRTCECRPLNARVLGTYRDRLRGGVMEVKVPMPTTGADYKWMNLMARVPRKGLPLIAKRLAQGVGGKLLGREYIAGGQALAAGLFAGVLQAGIPIWTDTSLVRLTGDGQRVTGAVLSHGGREVAVTATRGVVLAAGGFDHDMAMRHKYQSDSLGDHESLGADSNTGEAIRAATDLGAATALMDQAWWFPAVASANGRPPAVLLAERSLPGSLIVDQDGKRFANESTDYMSFGQRVLELERAGTPVESMWIVFDQKYRNSYVFAAGSFPRMPLPKSWYRAGIAAKATNFADLAAQMGVPVADFEQTMTRFNESAAAGIDPDFARGLSAYDRYYGDPTVTPNPNLRPLVKGPFYAVKMTLSDLGTCGGVVADERGRVRREDGGVIEGLYALGNTAANAFGAVYPGAGATIAQGLVYGYIAGRDAAGKL
- a CDS encoding Rieske 2Fe-2S domain-containing protein, which translates into the protein MSLEDVDVRQIEAGEAPTRFARGWHCLGLTKDLGDGKPHSITAFGQKLVVFRGADGRLNVLDSYCRHMGGDLSQGTVKGNEIACPFHDWRWGGDGKCKLVPYAKRTPRLARTAKWETLEQDGMLFIWNDPEGSAPPAENYIPRIEQAGSDEWTDWHWYTTVVNVNCREIIDNVVDMAHFFYIHGAVPSHFKNIFEGQVATQYMNGGGREDMQGTEGAKMLGSTSVASYYGPSFMIDDLTYHYPDADHNTILINCHYPIDANSFVLQYGIIVKKMAGLPEEAAVATAHALGDWVKQGFEQDVQIWKNKARIDNPLLVEEDGPVYQLRRWYEQFYVDVADVVPEMTDRFEYELDTTVPREAWTKEMEANIAAARAAESV
- a CDS encoding SDR family NAD(P)-dependent oxidoreductase — protein: MSSDKRVAVVTGASRGAGKGIAAALVADGWTVYLTGRTVTDPGDGGIAVPVDHRDDDAVAALFARVADEAGRLDLLVNNAAVVHDNLVDPKPFWEKPIGLGDVLDVGLRSAYVASWHAAPLLVAQGRGLIAFTSSPGAVCYMHGPAYGAQKAGVDKMAADMAVDFHGTGVSTLSIWMGILLTDKFKQAFDAETLAKAAGNFETPEFIGHVINALYLDPDLDGISGQTVIAAEEAQRYGITDVDGRTPPSHRAMLGDPRVPSDVVVR